The Aureimonas mangrovi genome includes a region encoding these proteins:
- a CDS encoding MerR family transcriptional regulator, translating into MREYYTITELTREFDISTRTIRFYEDEGLIAPIRRGRTRLFRHSDRQLLKIILRGKRLGFSIAEIREIMGMYRAPPGEAGQLRAIVRKVSEKRAELEQKRRDIEDLLSELDNAEEACLTRMAELGIAPAA; encoded by the coding sequence ATGCGTGAATACTACACGATCACCGAACTCACGCGCGAGTTCGACATCTCCACGCGTACCATCCGCTTCTACGAGGACGAGGGACTGATTGCCCCGATTCGCCGGGGGCGCACGCGGCTCTTCCGCCATTCCGACCGGCAGCTCCTCAAGATCATCCTGCGCGGCAAGCGTCTTGGTTTCTCGATCGCGGAGATTCGCGAGATCATGGGCATGTATCGCGCGCCTCCAGGCGAGGCGGGGCAGCTGCGCGCCATCGTGCGCAAGGTCAGCGAGAAGCGCGCGGAGCTCGAGCAAAAGCGCCGGGATATCGAGGATCTTCTCTCCGAACTCGACAACGCCGAGGAGGCGTGCCTGACAAGAATGGCGGAACTCGGCATCGCGCCCGCCGCGTAA
- a CDS encoding heparan-alpha-glucosaminide N-acetyltransferase — protein sequence MSSDSATVLKERPAQSRGRIDLLDVARAVALLAMLVYHFTWDLEFFGYLPAGTVFEGGWRIFARTIATSFLVLVGISLVLAHPGGVIRRRPYLIRLAQVVAGATAVSAATYAFTPQSFVFFGILHQIAFASVVGLVFLRAPAAVTALAGLAVIALPIIYQTDVTNTRWLAWIGLSTSEPLSNDLVPVFPWTGVVLFGMAAGRLATNLNLWARLRTYNSNAVPMRVMTKLGRHSLAFYLIHQPASLALVAAYAWAWPADRVAHFPADCQRSCVAEVADEAYCTNYCGCVQSELTERNLLSDLLEGRLDEAGQSTLRETILTCSANAAR from the coding sequence ATGTCCAGCGATTCGGCGACGGTCCTGAAAGAGCGGCCCGCTCAGAGCCGCGGCCGGATCGATCTTCTGGACGTCGCGCGGGCCGTCGCACTGCTCGCAATGCTGGTCTATCACTTCACGTGGGACTTGGAGTTCTTCGGCTATCTACCTGCCGGAACAGTGTTCGAGGGCGGATGGCGCATCTTCGCCCGGACTATTGCGACGAGCTTTCTCGTCCTCGTGGGCATCAGCCTCGTCCTCGCTCATCCCGGCGGCGTCATTCGCCGCCGACCGTACTTGATTCGGCTCGCTCAAGTGGTCGCCGGCGCCACTGCGGTGAGCGCGGCAACCTATGCGTTTACCCCACAAAGCTTCGTGTTCTTCGGCATCCTGCACCAGATCGCCTTCGCCAGCGTCGTCGGCCTCGTCTTCCTGCGGGCACCCGCCGCCGTCACGGCGCTCGCCGGCCTCGCCGTCATAGCCCTGCCCATCATCTACCAGACCGATGTCACGAACACGCGCTGGCTCGCCTGGATCGGCCTTTCCACCTCCGAACCGCTGTCCAACGATCTCGTGCCGGTCTTTCCGTGGACCGGCGTGGTCCTTTTTGGCATGGCGGCCGGGCGTCTGGCCACGAACCTCAATCTCTGGGCGCGCCTGCGGACCTACAATTCCAACGCCGTCCCGATGCGCGTCATGACGAAGCTCGGCCGGCATTCGCTGGCCTTCTACCTGATCCACCAGCCAGCCTCGCTGGCGCTCGTCGCAGCCTATGCCTGGGCCTGGCCCGCCGACCGCGTCGCGCATTTTCCGGCAGACTGCCAGCGTTCCTGTGTCGCCGAGGTCGCGGATGAGGCCTACTGCACGAACTACTGCGGCTGCGTGCAGAGCGAACTCACCGAGCGCAACCTCCTCTCCGATCTGCTCGAAGGCAGGCTCGACGAAGCCGGTCAGTCCACATTGCGCGAAACGATCCTGACCTGCTCGGCCAATGCAGCCCGCTGA
- a CDS encoding aldo/keto reductase gives MKIIERSGARIPAIGLGTFRLDDETSPGIVRKAIECGYRHIDTARMYGNEKGVGQGIRDSGIDRDELFVTTKIWWSDIGRSSLVPTAVKALVDLQMEQVDLLLIHWPNPDIPLEESIAALNEARTKGLTKHIGVANFTSTMMDEAQKMSEAPLVCNQVEYHPTLSQDAILAACKRNDMALVAYSPIGQGGDLLQNPEIVRIAEAHSKTPAQVVLRWEIEQDGVAAIPRTSNPDRLAENIDVFDFELTDDDRNLMERMTRLRKRLVNPGFAPKWDRA, from the coding sequence ATGAAGATCATCGAACGCTCGGGCGCGCGCATCCCGGCCATCGGATTAGGCACGTTCCGGCTGGATGACGAGACGAGCCCGGGCATCGTGCGCAAGGCGATCGAGTGCGGCTACCGGCACATCGACACCGCCCGCATGTACGGCAACGAGAAGGGCGTCGGGCAGGGCATCCGCGACAGCGGGATCGACCGCGACGAGCTCTTCGTCACCACCAAGATCTGGTGGTCAGACATCGGCCGCAGCTCGCTCGTGCCCACGGCGGTGAAGGCGCTGGTCGATCTGCAGATGGAGCAGGTGGACCTTCTTCTCATTCACTGGCCGAATCCGGACATCCCGCTGGAGGAATCCATCGCGGCGCTCAACGAAGCGCGTACCAAGGGGCTGACCAAGCATATCGGCGTTGCCAACTTCACCTCGACGATGATGGACGAGGCGCAGAAGATGTCGGAGGCGCCGCTCGTCTGCAATCAGGTCGAGTATCACCCAACGCTCTCGCAGGATGCGATCCTTGCCGCCTGCAAGCGCAACGACATGGCGCTCGTCGCCTACTCGCCGATCGGTCAGGGCGGCGACCTTCTCCAGAATCCCGAGATCGTGCGGATTGCCGAGGCGCATAGCAAAACGCCGGCGCAGGTGGTCCTGCGCTGGGAGATCGAGCAGGATGGCGTGGCGGCGATTCCGCGTACATCCAACCCGGACCGGCTGGCCGAGAATATCGACGTCTTCGACTTCGAACTGACGGACGACGATCGCAACCTGATGGAGCGCATGACACGGCTGCGCAAGCGTCTCGTCAATCCCGGCTTCGCTCCGAAATGGGACCGCGCCTGA
- a CDS encoding YdcF family protein, with protein MFFVLSKVGWYLVQPLVVVLLLLALGLFAVAVRRLRTGLALGGLSFAILAVVALSPLGLLMMSALEERIPRPDLPAEIAGIVVLGGSFDTRIARTRGEPELNDAADRVTAALALARRYPEARIIFSGGSAALLADDIAESIPARQLFLELGLDPERLVLEEAARNTAENAVLSRKIADPQPGETWLLVTSAFHMPRAVGCFRVAGFDVLPYPVDYRTPSGSAVWQPSSASIRNVEKVHFSVREYLGLAVYWMTGRTDALFPSA; from the coding sequence TTGTTCTTCGTCCTTTCCAAGGTCGGCTGGTATCTCGTACAGCCGCTCGTCGTCGTGCTCCTGCTTCTGGCGCTCGGGCTTTTCGCGGTCGCCGTGCGGCGGCTGCGTACGGGGTTGGCCCTCGGGGGCCTCTCCTTCGCGATCCTCGCGGTCGTCGCTCTCTCGCCGCTCGGCCTTCTGATGATGAGCGCGCTGGAGGAACGTATCCCGCGGCCGGATCTGCCGGCAGAGATCGCCGGCATCGTGGTGCTGGGCGGTTCCTTCGACACCCGTATCGCGCGCACGCGCGGCGAGCCTGAGCTGAACGATGCCGCCGACCGCGTCACCGCCGCGCTCGCGTTGGCGCGTCGCTATCCCGAAGCGCGGATCATCTTCTCGGGCGGCTCGGCGGCGCTCCTCGCCGACGACATCGCGGAGAGCATTCCCGCCCGGCAGCTCTTTCTCGAACTTGGCCTCGATCCAGAACGCCTCGTTCTCGAAGAGGCCGCCCGCAACACCGCCGAGAACGCGGTCCTGTCGCGCAAGATTGCAGATCCGCAGCCGGGTGAAACCTGGCTGCTCGTCACCTCGGCCTTCCACATGCCGCGCGCCGTCGGCTGCTTTCGCGTCGCGGGCTTCGACGTGCTGCCTTACCCCGTAGACTATCGCACGCCTTCGGGCTCGGCGGTCTGGCAACCTTCGAGCGCGTCGATCCGCAACGTGGAGAAGGTGCATTTCTCGGTGCGCGAGTATCTTGGCCTCGCCGTCTACTGGATGACCGGCCGCACGGACGCGCTGTTTCCTTCAGCCTGA
- a CDS encoding DUF3253 domain-containing protein codes for MAAERGAEKTVCPSEVARALAGSDEKAWRLLMAPIRAETVRLADDGAIEIRRKGRTVDPHDFKGIYRIGLPRSG; via the coding sequence ATGGCAGCGGAACGCGGCGCAGAGAAGACGGTCTGCCCCTCCGAGGTCGCTCGCGCTCTCGCGGGATCGGACGAGAAGGCCTGGCGCCTCTTGATGGCGCCGATCCGCGCCGAGACAGTGCGGCTTGCGGACGACGGCGCGATCGAGATCCGACGCAAGGGCCGCACGGTCGATCCGCACGACTTCAAGGGCATCTACCGGATCGGGCTTCCCCGCTCAGGCTGA